TTGCACACTTGATTGGGATAAAAAGGTGTAATGCCCTTGGGTAAAGCCATATACATTTCTTCATCCAAATTATCCTTTAAAAACTCATTGTGAACATCGAGTTGAAACAAGTGCAAATTTAATGAAGAAGCTAAGGTTAGAATGAGTCTTATAGTTGTCAGTTTAGCGGTCGGATAGAATGTGTGAAAAAAAATCAGTACTTGTAACTTGCGTAAATCCTTGAGTAACTAACCTAGCTTTATTTCGTTCAATGGAGCCGTCAGCATGAAACTTAGTTTTATAAATCCATTTGCAGCCTATAGCCTTTTTACCTGAAGGTATAGGTGTGTAAATCCATGTTTTATTGGCTATAAGCGCCTAGATTCTTGTGTCCATTGCTTTTACCCAATGAGCATTAGTGCTGGCTTGTTTAACGGTAATAGGATCATATGCAGTAGTAATAACAGAGATAAAAGAATAATATGCAGGAGAAATATTATGATAAGAAACATATTTGGAAATGTCATGAGGAATAGGAGAATGTACAACATTACAAACAAAATCTTTTAAATATGCAGGTGCAGTCCTATTTCTAGTAGATTTGCGAATGATTGACTCATTGTTATTTCTATGTCACGGGAAGAAGAAGAGTCAGGGGACAGATCATGGGAAGGTAAAAGTGAGGCATGAGAGGGTTTGTTTGTGGGGCTAGATATGAGGGTTGAAGGTGGTGATGGGGGGGGAGTTCGAAGTTAAAGGTTTAGATGTGGGATCAAAAGTGGTAGGAGGGGTTGAGGGATGGATGGGAATGTCAAATATAAAGGGTATAATTGAGTGAGTATGGTCATTGTTTTGTGTATGAGTTGATGGAAAATTGGTATATGGAAAAGAGTTTTCATAGAAAACAAAATCTCTAGAAATAAGAGTGGCCCTAGTGTTAATATAAAATAGCAAATAGCCTTTAATCCCATTAGGATATCCTAGAAAAACACATTTAGTGGCCCTAGGATCAAGTTTATCTGTATGCCTAGTAATGGTGTTGGCATAGGTCAAACATCCAAAAAAATTGAGTTGTGTAAAGGTATGAGGTTCCTTGAATGTGAGCTCATAGGGCGTGCTGTTGTTTATGGTGGGACTGCATAGTCTACTAATGAGGTATGTAGCATGGCATAATGAAAAAGACCAAAAGCATTCAGGTAAGTTGGCATGAAATATAAGATATTTAGTGACATTAAGAAGGTTCCTATGTTTTCTTTCAGGAGTGCAATTTTGTTGGGGGGTTTCTACGCAACATCTTTGATGAAGGATACCCAAGGAGGCATTAAAAGAGGGCACGAGGAATTCACTACCATTATCAGTCCTAATAGTTTTAATTTTGGCAGAAAATTGGTTTGGACAATAAGCAACAAAATTATGAATGCGAGGCCtagttttagattttttgttcattaagaaagTCCAAGTGTATCTAGTAAATTCATCCATAATAGTGAGAAAATATTGATAACCATCTAAAGAATGCACATCAATGGGACCCTAAATATCTATATTGTAGCAATGAAAAGTTGAGACCAAAGCCATTGATTGAtttgactcattattttagtgaaagtcgccaccgcgctttattatttccaaaggaaatgggaaaagagcaAAATAAAAGCCAAAAAGAGATTTTTAAAACAAagcagagatcttaggtacgggggttgattatgcaaggggaaggtgttagcacccctcacatctgtggtactccacatgaacctttttgtAATCTGTGTAAAAAGAGTTGTGTGCAAAAGAAAGTCtgtttgattttaaaatgatGCTCGGCAAGATGTtatatcttgtgcctacatacctcctcagtgcaatggagaagttaaAGCAAATGTAGTTCCTCTCAAAAGGAAACAAAAGGTTGTTTTAAAATGAAGAGACACTTTGTCATCTCAGAGGAGAAAACTCAGGTAACCATACTTCAACATGAGAACAAGCGTCAcaagtgaaagaagggctccaactcggatagagatcaacaagtatgccactaaatctttcaagtggaaaagaatcaactatatcaatcaatatcaaggggATAGGGCATTACATCTCAACTATGACGATTACTCGTGCCTAATCTTTAGAAGAAGATGTTTTAAAATAAAAGCCACAAAGGGAAAACAAATTTGAATAAAAGTTTATCAGAAGAGCTTTAAAAGTTTGCAAACATGAGAAGATTTTGAAATAGAAGGAGAAAATTGGAAAAtcaaagaagatgagaagagatgaagggactatcgtaaagcataaaataaaagctaaggacaagaacaatataaccaaataagaagccaacacttgacattaagaagtcaatgtagatttcccatcctttgaatTTACAAACCAAGCAAGCTCAATGTCAAGCACCAGATGAAATAAGTCTCAAATGAACATAACATCTCCATATATATAACTTGCACAAATCTTTGAGAATGCACCATAAGAACTTGagacaaaaattgggcagagtaacaacTGTGTATAGATGAATTCTCAAttacaatgccttggaattaaaccTCAAAGACTTTATACAAAATAACTTGCACACACAAAAAGAAACAACCCAATgtcttggagtaaactccaagggCTTCTAGAATATCAACATAAAATAGTCAAGGTCTCAGTCCAATAGTCCATCCTCCAAGCTTAGTGTATAGTATCCAAAGTCCAAGTTCACATTAAGTTTTTTTATGGTTCaagtttgattattaatgttttaagaacaaaataaaaaggtccaaatggacaaaagaaaaaGTGCATAAGTATAAACATAGGTCCATAACAACGAGACTGGTCAATAACAATTTATGTGTTCAAAAGCAAATTGGAGAAATGATATGTAAATCATTCTCCTAACATTTGCAACACatgtaaaataacaaaaagaattctcttaaccatCATGGGACTCCACTTTAATGGTTCATTAGAGGAATGATAACCTCCCCATAATGAACTTTTCAAAACTTGCACCCATAAATTAAGAGAGTGGAAATGAAGAgaaatattgaaaaataataaaaaggataTTGATAAAAAGGGATTATTGAGAcaattttttattgatattttaatataGAAAATAATGAAGAGAACTAATACTAATATATTTTGTATCAtaacatatatacatattaagagttaaaataaaaagaaagtaaATGTTAGAAAAattgatgataaaataaaaaaataaactaagAAAAAAGAGTGTAAACGAGGGCATAGGCGTATAGCAAACTCACACGGGTGCATCATAGAGGATATACGAATGGGTCACTTCTCTTGTTGTCCTGCTTAAGCccaaaacaattcaaaagaaCACGGGTGAATCATTGAAACTTTGGACGGGAATTTATTTGGGCAGCATAACATTAAGATTTTCTCCTCCCCTTTGTCAGTGTGATTGCCTCTTTATTTATAGCAAGAGGAGATTGGATTTGAGTGAGAGGAAAATTGTGTGAAGGTGATGAGGAAAATTTTACTTCCTACCCCTACATTTGCCCTTCTACCCCAACAATCATATTTTTTTGACGAAATTACCCTTACATAAATAGgaaatttttttctcatttttcactttttactGATCTTGAACAAACACTCTCCTTTTATCTGTACGAAACACAAACCGGAACACCTTGGCAAACTCTTCCGGTTCACTAACTTTCCAAACCGGAACACATTTGGTAAGTGGTCCGGTTCAGAAAAATACTTCACGGAACACTTTTGGTTTCTGTTCCGGTGCGTTCGCTTCCAAACCGGAACACAATTTGGAACTCTTCCGGTTTGTTGCCTATGATACCGGAACGCTTTTGAAATCTGTTCCGGTTTGTTTTCATCTCCACCGGAACCCTTTTGAAAACTGTTCCGGTTTAGCTCAGTTGCAAACCGGAACCCTTTTTGGAACTGTTCCggtttggttttttttattttttttttaattttttttttttaatttttttttcaggaaaatgCGTACACTTGGACCAGACGGGAGACCACATTCCCGCCGCCGCCGCGACGAAGCTGGTTCCTCTAACCCACCACCACAGCCAGTTGGATATCCTGGTGGACCATCAGATTTATCTTTACTTGTTCGATATCAAGACCATGTTGCTCGCCGGTTATGGTACGGAGAGGTAagtaaaaattatttgatttattttaaatagaatttattattatatcttctaatgtagtttttttatttattttcaggaaagagGCTCTAAAAAGGAGCTTAAAGTTGCTGGGCACGGGACGAAGCTCCAGGAGAGAGTGCCTCAGCAGCTCCCACCTGAGATTGAGGCTATCGTGTCTAGGTCAGGTCTGGCTTCTCTTCAGAGAACTAGCCTGACCAAGATAGACGTTAATCTCGTCTCAGCATTTGTGGAGAGGTGGCATGTTGAGACTtcgtcatttcacatgccatttggTGAAATGACGATTACTTTAGATGATGTTGCGTGCTTGCTCCATTTGCCTATCAATGGTATGTTCTGGTATCCTCATGAGCATGTCACAGAGCAGGTGGCTGTTGATCTTGGCTGTGAGTTATTGGGAGTGGATAGACATGCCATGGCTGTACATGTGCGTTCTTGCAGGGGAGCTTATTACTCACTGCAGTGGCTGTATGACAGATTCGTGCAGTACCGTGCTGCTGGTAGTTGGACTTACGCGACCAGGGCATATCTGATGATGTTGGTAGGTTCTACCATTTTTGCGGATAAGACATTTACCCTGGTTGAGGCCCGATATTTGCTATTGTTTAGAGATCTACGTGGGCTTGGTTCATACAGTTGGGCATCAGCGGCACTGGCCACTCTTTATCGCCACCTTGGGTTCTGGATTATATTTTGGATTCTATAGTTGATTTTAGTCTTTTGttttattctatattttattgtatatttTGGATTATATTTTATTCTATAGTTTAGATTCTATTTGGATAAGATATCTTATTTGGATAAGATATTATGTGGATAAGATATTGTGCGGATAAGATTGccctcatggcctataaataggacctCCTAGTGTTGACacaaaatatcatatttttcagaatgtctcTTGGTAATTTTATGGTTGACACAATTGTTTTCTATACTGGAACTAAGGAACCCATGAAGCTTTCAATACCTAACGATTGCGGGAGACTCGAGTCACTTAAAAGTTGGGTGAAAGAAGAGTTGCCAGAAACTGATAACCGAGTGGTGACTAAAATCTGGTATCGTGAAAATTG
The sequence above is a segment of the Vicia villosa cultivar HV-30 ecotype Madison, WI unplaced genomic scaffold, Vvil1.0 ctg.000236F_1_1_3, whole genome shotgun sequence genome. Coding sequences within it:
- the LOC131625778 gene encoding protein MAIN-LIKE 1-like, which encodes MKRHFVISEEKTQKNTSRNTFGFCSGAFASKPEHNLELFRFVAYDTGTLLKSVPVCFHLHRNPFENCSGLAQLQTGTLFGTVPVWKMRTLGPDGRPHSRRRRDEAGSSNPPPQPVGYPGGPSDLSLLVRYQDHVARRLWYGEERGSKKELKVAGHGTKLQERVPQQLPPEIEAIVSRSGLASLQRTSLTKIDVNLVSAFVERWHVETSSFHMPFGEMTITLDDVACLLHLPINGMFWYPHEHVTEQVAVDLGCELLGVDRHAMAVHVRSCRGAYYSLQWLYDRFVQYRAAGSWTYATRAYLMMLVGSTIFADKTFTLVEARYLLLFRDLRGLGSYSWASAALATLYRHLGFWIIFWIL